A genomic stretch from Pectinophora gossypiella chromosome 13, ilPecGoss1.1, whole genome shotgun sequence includes:
- the LOC126371690 gene encoding trifunctional purine biosynthetic protein adenosine-3 isoform X1: MTENNVLVIGSGGREHALCWKLADSPFVKQIYCAPGSVGISQIKKVESVELNIKDYPALAKWCKEHTIDLVIVGPEDPLADGIVDGLTAHGIACFGPTKDGAQIEADKDYAKKFMTKYQLPTARYQSFTDAAAAKEFINNAPYPALVVKAAGLAAGKGVVVATSKEEACQAVDEMLTDSKFGAAGETIVVEEVLEGDEVSVLAFTDGETVSMMPPAQDHKRIGDGDTGPNTGGMGAYCPCPLITPDQLADVKDQVLQRAVDGLKAEGIKYVGVLYAGLMVTKSGPMVLEFNCRFGDPETQVLMTLLESDLYTIMKACVDGTLKQHQVQWNTKLSAVGVVIASKGYPETSTKGCVISGLSQVQSNPGIVVFHSGVSRGANGSLVTWGGRVLLVCARANSLRAAAAAATAAASAIDFPGAQYRKDIAHRAFSKLNGLSYLQSGVDIDAAATLVREIEPLATATHRRGVLGRLGCFSGLFQLSAMDPSLKDPVLVQGTDGVGTKLKIAEIMKKYDTIGQDLVAMCVNDILCAGAEPFAFLDYMACGRLQVDVATTIVKGIADACIASGCALLGGETAEMPSMYDVGKYDLAGFSVGVVDNLKQLPRSKEIRAGDVVLALPSTGVHSNGYSLVQKIMLQSGHNFHEKAPFSDSNKSFGEEFLTPTGLYVQPLLAAIKKGSIKALAHITGGGLLENIPRILPPGIRVKLDALKFNIKPIFGWLQAKGMVSDFEMLRTFNCGVGMVLIVDPVLVKEVLELVEGPVAIVGAVETMGKEGGHQVVVDNFKEAMSPLTSPYMTQGQEVPQKSLSYKDSGVDIEAGDSLVSLIKPLARSTSRSGVLGGLGGFGGCFQLKAVEQEYKDPVLVLATDGVGTKLRIAQKTNQHSTIGIDLVAMCVNDILCNGAAPLSFLDYFACGALDVNVARNVVSGVAEGCRQASAALIGGETAEMPGMYEAGIYDIAGFALGVVERSHILPKITDIAIGDTIIGLPSNGVHSNGFSLIHKLVKKAGLTLQDKAPFSKEGLTLGEELIKPTRIYVRSLLPALQRGVVKAVAHVTGGGLLENIPRVIPDHVRARLNAHWWNVHPVFAWIADVGNVEDDEMLRTFNCGIGMVLIVSPENQAEVMNITRAHGAMVIGSVQARGPGGARVVVDNFAAALDFTRRMPMMPRKKVAVLVSGNGSNLQALIDTTRDATQCMCADIALVISNKSDAFALHRAREANIPSLVFNHKEYSSREEFDRAVSAALEAHKIDIVCLAGYMRILSAEFVKKWKGRIINIHPSLLPRHPGLNAQKQCLDAGDKESGCTVHFVDEGMDTGPIILQERVPVLKGDTVDTLTARIHTAEHRAYPRALRLLASGRVRLNASKVVCSGTV; this comes from the exons GCCCTCGCGAAATGGTGCAAGGAACACACCATCGACTTAGTCATAGTGGGTCCAGAAGATCCTCTGGCCGACGGCATCGTGGACGGGCTCACCGCTCACGGCATCGCCTGCTTCGGGCCCACCAAAGATGGCGCCCAGATAGAAGCCGACAAGGACTATGCCAAGAAGTTCATGACCAAATACCAGCTGCCTACAGCGAGGTACCAGTCGTTCACTGACGCTGCCGCCGCTAAAGAGTTCATTaacaa CGCACCATACCCTGCTCTGGTTGTGAAGGCGGCAGGCCTAGCCGCTGGCAAGGGCGTGGTAGTCGCAACCAGCAAGGAGGAGGCCTGCCAGGCTGTTGATGAGATGCTGACAGACTCCAAGTTTGGAGCAGCCGGGGAGACCATCGTCGTTGAAGAGGTCTTGGAAGGGGATGAGGTTTCC GTGCTAGCCTTCACAGACGGCGAGACAGTCTCAATGATGCCACCAGCTCAAGACCACAAGCGTATCGGCGACGGCGACACGGGCCCCAACACTGGCGGCATGGGCGCCTACTGCCCGTGCCCACTGATCACGCCTGATCAGCTGGCCGACGTCAAGGACCAGGTCCTCCAACGGGCTGTTGATGGGTTGAAGGCTGAGGGGATCAAATATGTTG GTGTACTATACGCCGGTCTCATGGTGACCAAGTCAGGTCCGATGGTGCTGGAGTTCAACTGCCGGTTCGGGGACCCAGAAACCCAGGTCTTAATGACCCTCCTCGAGTCCGACCTCTATACTATTATGAAG GCGTGTGTCGACGGCACATTGAAGCAGCATCAAGTGCAGTGGAACACCAAGTTGTCTGCTGTAGGCGTCGTCATCGCTTCCAAGGGATACCCTGAGACTTCCACCAAGGGCTGCGTTATTAGCG GCCTGTCCCAGGTGCAATCCAATCCGGGCATCGTGGTGTTCCACAGCGGGGTGTCGCGCGGCGCCAACGGGTCGCTGGTGACGTGGGGCGGGCGCGTGCTGCTGGTGTGCGCCCGCGCCAACTCGCTgcgcgccgcggccgccgccgccaccgcagCCGCCTCCGCCATCGACTTCCCCGGCGCGCAGTACAGGAAGGACATCGCGCATAGGGCGTTCTCTAA ACTCAACGGCCTCTCATACCTCCAAAGCGGTGTGGACATCGACGCAGCTGCCACACTTGTCAGAGAAATAGAGCCGCTGGCAACGGCTACTCACAGACGTGGAGTACTGGGGAGACTGGGCTGCTTCAGTGGTCTCTTCCAACTGTCTGCTATGGATCCCAGTCTGAAGGATCCCGTGTTGGTTCAGGGTACAGATGGTGTTGGGACTAAGTTGAAG ATAGCAGAAATAATGAAGAAATATGACACGATTGGCCAAGACCTTGTAGCGATGTGCGTGAACGACATCCTGTGCGCTGGTGCCGAGCCGTTCGCGTTCCTCGACTACATGGCGTGTGGGCGGCTGCAGGTGGATGTGGCTACAACCATCGTCAAGGGGATCGCTGATGCTTGCATCGCTTCTGGGTGCGCTTTATTGG gCGGGGAAACAGCAGAAATGCCGTCAATGTACGACGTAGGCAAATACGACCTAGCGGGTTTCTCGGTGGGCGTGGTGGACAACTTGAAGCAGCTGCCTCGCAGCAAGGAGATCCGGGCAGGGGACGTTGTGTTAGCGCTGCCGTCTACCGGCGTGCACAGCAACGGATACAGCTTGGTGCAGAAGATCATGCTGCAGAGCggacataa CTTCCACGAAAAGGCCCCATTTAGTGACTCTAACAAATCCTTTGGCGAAGAATTCCTCACTCCTACGGGTCTCTACGTGCAGCCTCTGTTAGCTGCTATCAAGAAAGGCTCCATCAAAGCGCTAGCCCACATCACTGGAGGTGGTCTTCTGGAGAACATCCCGAGGATCCTGCCTCCTGGAATCAGGGTTAAGTTGGATGCTTTGAAGTTCAATATCAAGCCGATCTTTGGATGGTTGCAAGCTAAGG GCATGGTATCCGACTTCGAAATGCTCCGTACGTTCAACTGCGGTGTGGGTATGGTACTCATCGTAGATCCAGTGTTAGTTAAAGAAGTGCTGGAGTTGGTTGAAGGACCCGTAGCGATCGTCGGCGCTGTCGAGACCATGGGCAAAGAAG GCGGTCATCAAGTGGTAGTAGACAACTTCAAGGAGGCGATGTCTCCTCTTACCTCTCCGTACATGACGCAAGGTCAGGAGGTGCCTCAGAAGTCCCTCTCGTACAAAGACAGCGGTGTAGACATCGAGGCGGGAGACTCGCTTGTCTCGCTCATCAAGCCTTTGGCCAG GTCGACATCCCGTTCAGGTGTTCTGGGAGGCCTCGGAGGTTTTGGTGGCTGCTTCCAACTGAAAGCCGTTGAACAGGAATATAAG GACCCAGTCCTAGTGCTAGCCACAGATGGTGTAGGCACTAAACTCCGTATCGCCCAGAAGACGAACCAACACAGCACCATCGGCATAGACCTGGTAGCCATGTGTGTCAATGATATACTGTGCAATGGCGCCGCGCCACTGTCCTTCCTCGACTACTTCGCTTGTGGCGCACTAGACGTCAATGTAGCCAGGAATGTGGTTTCCGGTGTTGCTGAGGGGTGTAGGCAGGCTTCTGCTGCTCTTATTG GTGGCGAAACAGCGGAAATGCCGGGAATGTACGAGGCAGGCATCTACGATATCGCAGGTTTCGCTCTCGGCGTCGTCGAGCGATCGCACATCCTGCCCAAGATCACTGATATTGCT ATTGGGGATACCATCATCGGTCTACCCTCCAACGGCGTTCACAGCAACGGCTTCAGTCTTATTCACAAGCTAGTCAAGAAGGCGGGACTGACGCTGCAAGACAAGGCACCTTTCAGTAAAGAGGGACTTACCCTGG GGGAAGAGCTGATCAAGCCGACCCGTATCTACGTGCGGAGTTTGCTGCCGGCGCTGCAGCGCGGCGTGGTGAAGGCGGTGGCGCACGTGACGGGCGGCGGGCTGCTGGAGAACATCCCGCGCGTCATCCCTGACCACGTGCGCGCACGGCTCAACGCGCACTGGTGGAACGTGCACCCC GTGTTTGCATGGATCGCGGACGTGGGTAATGTTGAAGATGACGAGATGCTGCGCACCTTCAACTGCGGCATCGGTATGGTGCTCATCGTATCGCCGGAGAACCAGGCCGAG GTGATGAACATCACCCGCGCCCACGGCGCCATGGTGATCGGCAGCGTGCAGGCCCGCGGGCCGGGCGGCGCGCGCGTCGTGGTGGACAACTTCGCCGCCGCCCTCGACTTCACGCGCCGCATGCCCATGATGCCCCGGAAGAAG GTGGCAGTCCTGGTGTCAGGTAACGGCTCGAACCTACAAGCGTTGATCGATACGACCCGCGACGCCACGCAATGCATGTGCGCCGATATTGCGCTTGTCATCAGCAACAAATCGGATGCCTTCGCGCTGCACCGCGCTCGGGAAGCTAATATACCCTCATTA GTATTCAACCACAAGGAGTACAGTTCTCGCGAAGAGTTCGACCGCGCCGTCTCGGCCGCGTTAGAAGCCCACAAGATCGACATCGTGTGTCTCGCCGGGTATATGAGGATCCTATCAGCTGAGTTCGTCAAGAA ATGGAAGGGCCGCATCATCAACATCCACCCGTCCCTTCTGCCGCGGCACCCCGGGCTGAACGCGCAAAAGCAGTGCCTTGACGCTGGTGACAAGGAGAGTGGATGTACCGTGCATTTTGTTGAC GAGGGCATGGACACCGGGCCGATCATCCTCCAGGAACGCGTGCCGGTACTCAAGGGCGATACAGTGGACACCCTCACCGCGCGCATCCATACGGCCGAGCACCGCGCCTACCCGCGCGCGCTGCGCCTGCTAGCCAGCGGACGTGTAAGACTCAACGCCAGCAAGGTCGTATGCTCTGGCACTGTCTAG
- the LOC126371748 gene encoding dnaJ homolog subfamily C member 28 has translation MNKLPVTYTRTRDLFNISSSFTLYKIIRFISVKAVDKTIEECCKLLEIPVDSKQIIARQAFLKLAKKFHPDSGSPEADIDKFVAIENAYRIITKHNTGTSSSEDVEKIVYDIRHTAPQHRQYLSYEGVGHGTPYQRSKQWSQARAQRASENVMEYRMAKTIATDKTLMKKGQYGQKHDIKTKYGFDRLVEDLIQESMSKGEFEKLSGIGKPLKNQNMNPYVDFTTHKLNEVLINNGFTPEWITMSKDIDQDIEALRKEIINDRKYLGPYPLSPEDEKKWERIYESNKELAQSVNCKINKFNLIVPLMSKQKFHIHFEEMCDDILKNGPHSVERPSTNQVHEETQVTPVNDTGEDLVGVLAKAIGELFSFKKKKNYD, from the exons atgaataaattacCAGTGACGTATACAAGAACTCGAGATCTATTTAATATTAGTTCCAGttttacattatataaaattattcgtTTTATTTCCGTTAAAGCTGTGGATAAGACGATAGAA GAGTGCTGTAAGCTGCTGGAAATACCTGTTGACTCTAAACAGATCATCGCCCGCCAGGCGTTTCTGAAGCTAGCTAAGAAGTTTCACCCGGACTCTGGTTCCCCTGAAGCAGATATTGATAAATTTGTAGCCATTGAAAATGCTTATAGAATAATTACTAAACATAACACAGGCACCAGCAGTAGTGAAGATGTTGAGAAAATTGTTTACGACATCAGG CACACAGCACCACAGCATCGTCAGTACCTCAGCTACGAAGGTGTTGGTCATGGCACTCCTTATCAAAGATCCAAACAGTGGTCCCAAGCCAGAGCTCAGAGGGCTTCGGAAAATGTCATGGAGTACCGAATGGCTAAAACCATTGCTACAGACAAAACTCTCATGAAGAAAGGACAGTATGGACAGAAACATGACATAAAAACAAAGTATGGTTTTGATAGACTAGTTGAAGATCTGATTCAAGAGTCGATGTCTAAAGGGGAATTCGAAAAATTGAGTGGAATAGGAAAGCCattaaaaaaccaaaatatgaaCCCTTATGTTGATTTCACAACTCATAAATTGAATGag gttttaataaataatggtTTCACTCCCGAATGGATAACAATGAGTAAGGACATTGACCAAGACATTGAGGCGTtgagaaaagaaataataaacgaTAGAAAGTACCTTGGGCCTTACCCTCTCAGCCCGGAGGACGAGAAAAAATGGGAACGTATATACGAAAGCAATAAAGAATTGGCACAATctgtaaattgtaaaattaataagttcAATCTAATAGTTCCTTTGATGAGTAAACAGAAATTTCACATACATTTTGAGGAGATGTGTGACGATATTCTGAAGAATGGCCCACATTCTGTGGAAAGGCCTTCTACTAACCAAGTTCATGAGGAAACACAAGTCACACCTGTCAATGACACAGGGGAGGATTTAGTAGGAGTCTTAGCCAAAGCTATAGGAGAactgtttagttttaaaaagaagaagaattatgatTAA